A single region of the Trichoplusia ni isolate ovarian cell line Hi5 chromosome 24, tn1, whole genome shotgun sequence genome encodes:
- the LOC113505120 gene encoding regulation of enolase protein 1-like, whose amino-acid sequence MESSNFGRLNLKDFKWVNEPKEWKVNGDVLEVTTDEEGDYWQGTWYNFYHNSGHIYGVEIRDDFSFTACIEGEYIKLYDQAGLMIYQDEKHWLKAGIEYNDDQPMISSVLTNELSDWGTGVFTGNAKKYYLRVTRKGDVVCVKYSTDNKLWLLLRLCPMNFNGKPCFIGLFCCTPLRKGLKVKFSEMSLSVPAEDILHSN is encoded by the exons ATGGAGTCCAGTAACTTTGGTCGATTAAATTTGAAAGACTTCAAGTGGGTGAATGAACCCAAAGAATGGAAAGTCAATGGAGATGTTCTGGAAGTTACGACAGATGAAGAAGGTGACTATTGGCAGGGGACTTGGTATAATTTCTATCACAATTCTGGTCATATATATGGAGTCGAGATCAGGGATGATTTTTCTTTTACG GCATGTATCGAAGGTGAATACATCAAACTGTACGATCAAGCTGGCTTGATGATATACCAGGATGAGAAGCACTGGCTGAAGGCAGGCATAGAGTACAACGACGACCAGCCGATGATCAGCAGTGTCCTTACGAACGAACTCTCGGATTGGGGGACAG gTGTATTTACAGGGAACGCAAAGAAATATTATCTACGAGTGACTAGAAAAGGCGACGTGGTTTGCGTTAAGTACTCCACAGATAACAAATTGTGGTTGCTACTTAGATTATGTCCGATGAATTTTAATGGCAAGCCTTGTTTTATTGGACTATTCTGCTGTACTCCATTACGAAAAGGCCTGAAAGTGAAATTCAGTGAAATGTCTCTATCTGTACCGGCTGAGGACATATTGCATTCAAACTAA
- the LOC113505174 gene encoding uncharacterized protein LOC113505174 isoform X3: protein MKKKMSKEVQKRWRSIRDSYTKTYRQGKCVLPEQCPPGSRRYQYHQQMSFLLKALQNKKPRYSQDKYESFSEISNSPQHPPPEDIPKIKNETMDKPLDLKTKPDDKPETQDKGNQATCIDTPNSLEIKIDANSILPEDHFDDDKLFMNSLIPLFKKMNDDTRLLCRIEVLKIIRYALQGHKCFEALKVAEDTYFKDRMSGILAKEETDVTTSSQKSQESRLAMTTRSADGSRPVRKRRARSPSPLPAPPKKRGPGRPRKIRPPPSDSDEEQVSKKRCPKLKVCEPTDEDSYSHATSVAQLSTPLFMKIYNLERSKIAPALPSTPQMQVSIKTEPVDPEPESS, encoded by the exons GTAAAGAGGTCCAGAAGCGATGGCGCTCAATCCGCGACTCTTACACGAAGACGTACAGGCAGGGGAAGTGCGTGCTGCCGGAGCAGTGTCCGCCCGGCAGCAGGAGGTACCAGTACCACCAGCAGATGTCGTTCTTGCTGAAGGCTTTGCAGAACAA aAAACCAAGATATTCCCAAGACAAATACGAATCATTCTCGGAGATCTCAAACTCCCCACAACACCCGCCGCCTGAGGAcatcccaaaaataaaaaacgagaCTATGGACAAACCTTTAGACCTCAAAACCAAACCGGATGACAAGCCCGAGACTCAGGACAAAGGCAACCAAGCGACATGCATCGACACACCGAACTCACTAGAAATCAAGATAGATGCCAATTCCATACTCCCAGAAGATCACTTTGATGACGACAAACTATTCATGAACTCCCTCATCCCTCTATTCAAGAAAATGAACGATGACACCAGATTATTATGCCGCATTGAGGTGCTAAAAATCATTCGGTATGCCTTACAAGGCCATAAGTGCTTTGAAGCGTTGAAAGTGGCTGAAGACACGTATTTCAAGGATAGGATGAGCGGGATCTTGGCGAAGGAGGAGACTGATGTCACGACCAGCTCGCAGAAGAGCCAGGAGTCGAGGCTGGCCATGACCACCAGGTCGGCTGATGGCAGCAGGCCGGTTAGGAAACGAAGG GCTCGATCGCCATCGCCTCTACCAGCACCTCCCAAAAAGCGGGGACCAGGTCGTCCCAGGAAG ATCCGGCCGCCGCCATCAGACTCGGATGAGGAACAGGTCTCCAAGAAGCGCTGCCCCAAGCTGAAGGTGTGCGAGCCCACTGATGAGGACTCCTACAGCCACGCCACCAGCGTCGCGCAACTGTCCACGCCGCTGTTCATGAAG ATATACAATTTGGAGAGGTCCAAAATCGCCCCCGCTCTGCCCTCAACCCCTCAAATGCAGGTCTCGATCAAGACAGAGCCCGTGGACCCCGAGCCAGAAAGCAGTTAA
- the LOC113505174 gene encoding uncharacterized protein LOC113505174 isoform X2, with protein MVSACGESPKNSCARYIARFVNGKEVQKRWRSIRDSYTKTYRQGKCVLPEQCPPGSRRYQYHQQMSFLLKALQNKKPRYSQDKYESFSEISNSPQHPPPEDIPKIKNETMDKPLDLKTKPDDKPETQDKGNQATCIDTPNSLEIKIDANSILPEDHFDDDKLFMNSLIPLFKKMNDDTRLLCRIEVLKIIRYALQGHKCFEALKVAEDTYFKDRMSGILAKEETDVTTSSQKSQESRLAMTTRSADGSRPVRKRRARSPSPLPAPPKKRGPGRPRKIRPPPSDSDEEQVSKKRCPKLKVCEPTDEDSYSHATSVAQLSTPLFMKIYNLERSKIAPALPSTPQMQVSIKTEPVDPEPESS; from the exons GTAAAGAGGTCCAGAAGCGATGGCGCTCAATCCGCGACTCTTACACGAAGACGTACAGGCAGGGGAAGTGCGTGCTGCCGGAGCAGTGTCCGCCCGGCAGCAGGAGGTACCAGTACCACCAGCAGATGTCGTTCTTGCTGAAGGCTTTGCAGAACAA aAAACCAAGATATTCCCAAGACAAATACGAATCATTCTCGGAGATCTCAAACTCCCCACAACACCCGCCGCCTGAGGAcatcccaaaaataaaaaacgagaCTATGGACAAACCTTTAGACCTCAAAACCAAACCGGATGACAAGCCCGAGACTCAGGACAAAGGCAACCAAGCGACATGCATCGACACACCGAACTCACTAGAAATCAAGATAGATGCCAATTCCATACTCCCAGAAGATCACTTTGATGACGACAAACTATTCATGAACTCCCTCATCCCTCTATTCAAGAAAATGAACGATGACACCAGATTATTATGCCGCATTGAGGTGCTAAAAATCATTCGGTATGCCTTACAAGGCCATAAGTGCTTTGAAGCGTTGAAAGTGGCTGAAGACACGTATTTCAAGGATAGGATGAGCGGGATCTTGGCGAAGGAGGAGACTGATGTCACGACCAGCTCGCAGAAGAGCCAGGAGTCGAGGCTGGCCATGACCACCAGGTCGGCTGATGGCAGCAGGCCGGTTAGGAAACGAAGG GCTCGATCGCCATCGCCTCTACCAGCACCTCCCAAAAAGCGGGGACCAGGTCGTCCCAGGAAG ATCCGGCCGCCGCCATCAGACTCGGATGAGGAACAGGTCTCCAAGAAGCGCTGCCCCAAGCTGAAGGTGTGCGAGCCCACTGATGAGGACTCCTACAGCCACGCCACCAGCGTCGCGCAACTGTCCACGCCGCTGTTCATGAAG ATATACAATTTGGAGAGGTCCAAAATCGCCCCCGCTCTGCCCTCAACCCCTCAAATGCAGGTCTCGATCAAGACAGAGCCCGTGGACCCCGAGCCAGAAAGCAGTTAA
- the LOC113505088 gene encoding LOW QUALITY PROTEIN: rRNA 2'-O-methyltransferase fibrillarin-like (The sequence of the model RefSeq protein was modified relative to this genomic sequence to represent the inferred CDS: inserted 1 base in 1 codon) → MGKPEFNGGRGGGGGGGFRGGRGGGGRGGFGGGRGGGGGRGGFGGGGGKFEKRGGGGGGRGFGGGRGGGRGRGGGGRGRGGAGGGFKGGKQVIIEPHRHPGVFIARGKEDALVTKNLVPGSEVYGEKRISVETDGEKVEYRVWNPFRSKLAAAIMGGVDAIHMPPGSRVLYLGAASGTTVSHVSDVVGPEGLVYAVEFSHRSGRDLINVAKKRTNIIPIIEDARHPLKYRMLVGMVDCIFADVAQPDQARIVSLNAQHFLKNGGHFVISIKASCIDSTAQPEAVFASEVXKLQADKLKPQEQLTLEPYERDHAVVVGIFRPPAKKA, encoded by the exons ATGGGCAAACCTG AGTTTAATGGAGGTcgtggcggcggcggtggcggagGATTCCGCGGTGGTCGTGGGGGCGGAGGCCGAGGCGGCTTCGGCGGCGGTAGAGGAGGTGGCGGCGGCCGCGGGGGCTTCGGCGGAGGCGGAGGGAAGTTCGAAAAGAGAGGAGGCGGCGGTGGTGGCCGCGGGTTCGGCGGTGGTCGCGGTGGTG GTCGTGGTCGCGGTGGCGGCGGCCGGGGTAGAGGCGGTGCGGGCGGTGGCTTCAAGGGTGGCAAACAAGTTATTATTGAACCTCACAG ACACCCTGGAGTATTCATCGCTAGAGGCAAAGAAGATGCGCTTGTCACTAAGAACTTGGTGCCTGGATCAGAAGTGTATGGAGAAAAGAGAATATCTGTTGAG ACTGACGGAGAAAAGGTAGAATACAGAGTATGGAATCCCTTCCGATCGAAGTTGGCAGCGGCCATCATGGGCGGTGTAGATGCTATACATATGCCCCCTGGCTCCAGGGTGTTGTACCTGGGTGCTGCCAGTGGCACCACTGTCAGTCACGTTTCTGATGTTGTTGGACCA GAAGGCCTTGTTTATGCAGTAGAGTTCTCACACAGATCAGGCAGGGATCTGATAAACGTAGCTAAGAAGAGGACTAACATTATTCCTATTATTGAAGATGCCAGACATCCACTTAAATACAG AATGCTGGTTGGTATGGTTGACTGCATATTTGCTGACGTGGCACAGCCTGACCAAGCTAGGATAGTCAGTCTAAACGCCCAGCACTTCTTGAAGAACGGCGGGCACTTCGTAATTTCCATTAAG GCCTCATGTATAGACTCAACAGCGCAACCAGAAGCGGTCTTCGCTTCCGAAG AAAAACTACAAGCTGATAAGTTAAAACCACAAGAACAGTTGACCCTAGAGCCTTACGAAAGAGACCACGCGGTCGTCGTGGGCATATTCAGACCACCCGCGAAAAAAGCATAA